A window of the Chloroflexus sp. Y-396-1 genome harbors these coding sequences:
- a CDS encoding lamin tail domain-containing protein, with protein sequence MSTRSSHNDPLYGTIEQTAVQVGRFGLGLLRLPLGLLPAQSRTHMERALYELSRGFASLPGDFARIAEQEINRWANEPSSPPPTRHPEPEQHLTVIITPEALAASSPSPASQADGEPVEEDIAELLTEEVAGSITEIERLVAEPPNVSITYIEYDPPGSDLEGEFVVITNQSHEPVELTGWTLVDEGSQRTYTFPSFTLAGGAEVKVWTKVGIDDAYNVYWGSRQPIWNNTTDSAVLRDANGNLISRYTYAAGTS encoded by the coding sequence ATGTCTACCCGCTCATCCCACAACGATCCGCTGTACGGTACGATTGAACAGACAGCCGTTCAAGTTGGTCGATTTGGTCTTGGGCTGTTGCGGCTGCCACTCGGTCTCCTTCCAGCCCAGAGTCGCACGCATATGGAACGAGCGTTGTATGAGCTGAGCCGTGGATTTGCCAGCCTGCCTGGTGATTTTGCGCGCATTGCCGAGCAAGAGATCAACCGCTGGGCAAATGAACCTTCCTCACCTCCTCCAACCCGTCACCCCGAACCTGAACAACATCTGACCGTGATCATTACCCCAGAAGCGCTCGCTGCATCGTCGCCATCACCCGCCAGCCAGGCAGATGGCGAGCCGGTCGAGGAAGATATTGCCGAACTCTTGACCGAAGAGGTAGCCGGGTCGATTACCGAGATCGAACGACTGGTTGCAGAACCGCCCAACGTGAGTATTACGTACATTGAATACGATCCGCCCGGTAGCGATCTGGAAGGTGAATTCGTCGTTATCACCAATCAATCGCACGAGCCGGTTGAACTCACCGGGTGGACGCTAGTTGATGAAGGGAGCCAACGCACGTACACTTTTCCTTCTTTCACACTTGCCGGTGGCGCCGAAGTGAAGGTGTGGACGAAGGTCGGGATCGATGATGCGTATAACGTATACTGGGGTTCACGACAACCTATCTGGAACAACACTACAGACAGCGCCGTCTTACGTGATGCAAACGGCAACCTGATCAGTCGTTATACGTATGCAGCCGGTACATCATGA
- a CDS encoding mannose-1-phosphate guanyltransferase: MKAVVMAGGEGTRLRPLTINRPKPMVSLVDRPVIQHIIELLKLHGITDIIITVQYLANVIQDYYGDGSAYGVNITYSLEEVPLGTAGSVKNAEHLLTEPFLVISGDALTDFNLTQIIEHHIASGATATITLTRVANPLDYGVIITDEQGRIRQLLEKPSWGEVFSDTVNTGIYVFNPEIFNYIERGKVTDWSKDVFPRMLHRGDRLYGYIANGYWTDVGTIEEYMRACSDYLSGKVNLPRIGHNIGGDIWIDRDAEIAPDAQLHGPIYLGHGAKIKGGVIIHGPSVIRDYTIVDSRANIDRSIIWRNSYIGERAELRGAIVLRQCNIRSRAMIFEGAVIGDGVQIGAGAVVQPNVKIWPSKEVDEGATVTSSIIWGSQGRRVLFGRYGITGLVNIEITPEMCARLGAAYGATLPRGSTVTINRDAHFTPRMLKRAIIAGLPSAGINVCDLRNVPIPIARYYTYASGAAGGIHVRISPFDNRIAEIKFFNHLGLDINSATERKIENTFFREDYRRAYLDEIGRIFYGEDVEETYRAAFMKALGQNAAFGKGFPIVIDYANTSTSTVMAEILRRMQADAVELNVYLDERMVFQTSADFEAAMTRLTKITPVVGAQFGVRLDPGGEKIFLIDDQGHRLHPLRALAAFTAMAMRANGGGIVAVPVTAPRAFEQIAARYGGSIIRTRANVGALMNLAAERPDLLLLGDGTGNYIFPHFYPVADGMFAIARLMELLTINQTRLSEVLADLPPYYLWQTRVPCRWESKGKVMRILNQQYHERHGEQIDGIKIELGQEWVLILPDPDGPFFHVIAEGTSEEHARVLTEKYAGLVTSLQ, encoded by the coding sequence ATGAAAGCTGTTGTGATGGCCGGCGGCGAGGGCACTCGCCTGCGACCGCTCACGATCAATCGCCCCAAGCCGATGGTATCACTGGTCGACCGACCGGTGATCCAGCATATTATTGAATTGCTTAAACTGCACGGAATTACCGATATTATCATTACCGTGCAGTACCTGGCGAATGTGATCCAGGATTACTACGGCGATGGCAGTGCGTATGGTGTTAACATTACATACTCGCTGGAAGAAGTACCCCTCGGTACTGCCGGTAGTGTCAAAAATGCTGAACATCTGCTCACGGAACCATTTCTGGTTATTTCCGGTGATGCTCTCACCGATTTCAACCTCACGCAAATTATTGAACATCATATTGCTTCTGGCGCTACAGCTACAATTACCTTAACCCGTGTGGCCAATCCGCTTGATTACGGTGTCATCATTACCGACGAACAGGGGCGAATCCGGCAATTACTTGAAAAGCCGAGCTGGGGTGAGGTTTTTTCAGACACGGTCAATACAGGTATCTACGTCTTCAATCCTGAAATTTTTAACTATATTGAACGCGGCAAAGTCACCGACTGGTCGAAAGATGTCTTTCCGCGCATGCTGCACCGTGGCGACCGTCTTTACGGGTACATCGCCAACGGATACTGGACGGATGTCGGTACCATCGAGGAGTACATGCGAGCATGTAGCGATTACCTCTCGGGAAAGGTGAATCTACCGCGTATCGGTCATAATATCGGTGGCGACATTTGGATTGATCGCGATGCTGAAATTGCTCCTGACGCCCAATTGCACGGCCCGATCTATCTCGGTCATGGCGCTAAGATTAAAGGCGGGGTGATCATTCATGGGCCTTCGGTCATCCGCGATTACACTATTGTTGACAGCCGTGCCAACATCGACCGCTCGATCATTTGGCGCAATTCCTACATTGGCGAACGAGCTGAGTTACGCGGTGCGATTGTCTTGCGTCAGTGCAATATCCGTTCACGGGCAATGATTTTTGAGGGCGCCGTGATCGGTGATGGTGTGCAAATCGGTGCTGGAGCAGTCGTGCAGCCAAATGTCAAAATCTGGCCTTCAAAAGAAGTTGATGAAGGCGCGACGGTTACTTCTAGCATTATTTGGGGCAGTCAGGGTCGGCGTGTGCTATTCGGGCGCTACGGGATCACCGGCCTGGTCAATATCGAGATCACCCCAGAAATGTGTGCCCGCCTAGGTGCAGCTTACGGTGCTACTCTGCCTCGCGGCTCAACCGTTACCATTAACCGTGACGCCCACTTTACGCCTCGTATGCTCAAACGGGCGATTATCGCCGGTTTGCCCTCAGCCGGGATCAACGTCTGTGACCTGCGTAATGTCCCGATTCCGATTGCGCGCTACTATACCTACGCCAGTGGTGCGGCTGGTGGTATCCATGTGCGTATCTCGCCCTTCGACAATCGTATTGCCGAAATTAAGTTCTTCAACCATCTCGGTCTCGACATCAACAGCGCTACCGAACGAAAAATTGAGAACACGTTTTTCCGTGAAGATTACCGCCGGGCCTACCTCGATGAGATCGGTCGTATTTTCTACGGAGAAGATGTTGAAGAGACCTATCGGGCGGCATTTATGAAAGCTTTGGGTCAAAATGCCGCCTTTGGCAAAGGCTTCCCTATTGTAATCGACTACGCAAATACCAGCACCAGCACAGTCATGGCCGAGATTTTGCGTCGTATGCAGGCCGATGCAGTAGAATTGAATGTTTACCTCGATGAACGCATGGTCTTTCAGACAAGTGCCGATTTTGAGGCAGCAATGACCCGGCTGACCAAGATTACACCGGTCGTTGGTGCGCAATTTGGGGTTCGGCTCGATCCCGGTGGCGAGAAAATTTTCCTGATCGACGATCAGGGGCACCGGTTGCATCCGCTACGCGCATTGGCAGCCTTCACGGCAATGGCAATGCGTGCCAATGGCGGTGGAATTGTGGCCGTACCGGTAACTGCACCACGGGCGTTTGAGCAGATCGCTGCCCGCTACGGTGGGAGTATTATCCGTACCCGCGCCAATGTCGGTGCGTTGATGAATCTGGCCGCTGAACGCCCTGATCTCCTCCTGCTCGGTGATGGGACGGGCAACTATATTTTCCCGCATTTCTACCCCGTTGCCGACGGAATGTTTGCGATTGCCCGGCTGATGGAGTTGCTTACCATTAACCAAACTAGACTCAGCGAGGTATTAGCTGATCTACCACCCTATTATCTCTGGCAAACCCGTGTTCCATGCCGGTGGGAGAGCAAGGGCAAGGTGATGCGAATCCTCAATCAACAATACCACGAGCGACATGGCGAGCAGATTGACGGTATCAAGATCGAATTGGGCCAGGAATGGGTGCTGATCTTACCCGACCCTGATGGGCCATTCTTTCATGTGATTGCAGAAGGTACTAGTGAAGAGCATGCCCGTGTCTTGACCGAGAAATATGCCGGTTTGGTGACAAGTTTGCAGTGA
- a CDS encoding S1 RNA-binding domain-containing protein, producing MSNLDDYEGDTASDHKRLSELITDQLEELARAIHSRDQLVRARAASRLVNLNVDPDLALPALTHPRPMVREVAAEAIGYSQKPLSPMVIDTLLAAIDDPKTFVAAAAIRTLGRRQVSTAREQISACLDDPEPPIVAAAIVALARLGDHTLASVIPDSLNSPHLVIRIAAAEAAGLLHVSAAIPGLLRFLEECMTAWHTTQQHIPSRAASVAMQSLARLQARSAVPLLIEIARYVVGLRTLAVRTLIQLHAVEAAPALIPLLNEEGSHLLNEVIRFFHTVDYRPAAPALRNVLERAMVRHRALIKKLLTILVEWRDEQSIPLISHIAANDPSAEIRHYATRCLAAFHQPSSLSTTAGHDCYTPTIALPTLDNERLQRRRQRLAQLRIEQVVEGTVLRVLRYGAVIDVGGVEGFVHVGEIDWRWIGDARHTLQPGQMVRAIITDIDEERLRVNLSIRRLSPDPWHNINQRFTVGMQVSGIVTGITGFGLFIELAPGVQGLAHISHIPPDQQPLPQKFVLGREVHGVILSIDNERRRIALSLYTELQQKTV from the coding sequence ATGAGTAATCTCGATGATTACGAAGGTGATACGGCCAGCGACCACAAACGGCTCAGTGAACTAATCACCGACCAACTCGAAGAGCTGGCGCGAGCAATCCATTCTCGTGACCAATTAGTACGGGCACGAGCTGCCAGTCGGTTGGTCAATCTCAACGTTGATCCCGACCTGGCGCTTCCTGCCCTGACGCATCCGCGCCCAATGGTGCGTGAAGTTGCGGCTGAAGCAATCGGCTACAGTCAGAAACCGCTCTCACCAATGGTTATCGACACGCTGCTGGCCGCCATCGACGATCCAAAGACATTCGTGGCAGCAGCGGCTATCCGTACTCTGGGCCGACGACAGGTGAGCACAGCACGGGAGCAAATTAGCGCGTGCCTCGACGATCCTGAACCGCCAATCGTCGCTGCGGCAATCGTGGCACTGGCGCGCCTCGGTGACCACACGCTGGCAAGCGTGATCCCCGATTCCCTAAACAGCCCCCATCTGGTCATCCGCATTGCGGCGGCTGAAGCAGCCGGTCTGCTCCACGTGTCGGCTGCCATTCCCGGCTTACTCAGGTTTCTGGAAGAATGTATGACCGCCTGGCATACAACTCAACAACACATCCCCAGCCGTGCCGCCAGTGTTGCAATGCAGTCGCTCGCCCGTTTGCAGGCTCGCAGCGCCGTTCCATTACTCATCGAAATTGCCCGTTATGTCGTCGGATTACGTACTCTCGCAGTGCGGACTCTGATCCAACTGCATGCCGTCGAAGCCGCGCCAGCGCTCATCCCATTACTCAACGAAGAAGGCAGCCACTTGCTCAACGAGGTCATTCGCTTTTTCCATACCGTTGACTACCGGCCTGCCGCACCCGCACTACGTAACGTTCTTGAGCGTGCGATGGTACGACATCGCGCACTGATTAAGAAGCTGCTAACCATTCTGGTTGAGTGGCGCGACGAGCAGAGTATTCCACTCATAAGTCATATCGCTGCTAACGATCCCAGTGCCGAAATTCGCCACTATGCAACCCGCTGTCTGGCTGCTTTCCATCAACCCTCTTCGCTATCGACCACAGCCGGCCACGATTGTTACACGCCAACAATCGCGTTGCCAACGTTAGACAACGAACGCCTGCAACGACGCCGACAGCGGTTAGCACAATTACGTATCGAACAAGTGGTTGAAGGCACCGTTCTGCGGGTACTACGCTATGGTGCCGTGATCGATGTGGGCGGCGTGGAGGGCTTCGTTCACGTCGGTGAAATTGACTGGCGCTGGATCGGTGATGCGCGCCATACGCTTCAGCCCGGTCAGATGGTACGAGCGATAATCACCGACATTGATGAAGAACGGCTCCGCGTCAACCTGAGCATCCGTCGGCTTAGTCCCGATCCATGGCATAACATTAATCAGCGGTTTACTGTTGGGATGCAGGTAAGCGGCATCGTTACCGGGATCACCGGCTTCGGTTTATTTATCGAACTCGCACCCGGTGTACAGGGTCTTGCCCATATCAGCCACATTCCACCTGATCAACAACCGTTGCCGCAGAAGTTTGTCCTTGGTCGCGAGGTGCATGGCGTCATTCTCAGCATTGACAATGAACGGCGACGGATCGCATTGAGTCTGTATACTGAACTACAGCAAAAAACCGTGTAG
- a CDS encoding acyl-CoA synthetase yields the protein MSSLPIIATLLHYARRTPDRPCIVEDRHTITYAELAGAAAGWAARFQALGVQRGDRIALALPNTPAFIAAYFGAQLAGAAVVLINPQYRHTELNHLLSDSAPTIVVATDDNEAILTAVMPPNRPHVLKPSAELCGAPIADPTSFALPAAGEMALIAYTSGTTGRAKGAVHTHASLSANCDAILNAWHWTESDRLLLMLPLFHVHGLGVGVHGTIRSGASLELHPRFDAEIALQRMNDPAITLFFGVPTMYVRLIEVARRSEVPKHHIRLFVSGSAPLSPQTFADFAALFGQQILERYGMTETGMNLTNPYYGERRPGSVGIPFPGQEARIVDRTTSQPLPAGQIGEIQVRGPHLFQGYWRNPTATAAAFTADGWFNTGDLGFVDDDGYFHITGRSRELIISGGFNIYPREVEEVLSQHPAVVECAVYGQPDPDLGEIPVAAVVTNGQPVTADELIEHCRQYLAAYKRPRRIRFVNALPRNALGKVQRHLLAGEVPYHESSL from the coding sequence ATGTCATCGTTGCCGATCATTGCTACCCTGCTGCACTATGCTAGGCGCACGCCTGATCGACCGTGCATTGTCGAGGATCGACATACCATCACTTATGCCGAATTGGCCGGAGCGGCAGCCGGTTGGGCCGCACGCTTTCAGGCTCTCGGTGTTCAGCGTGGCGACCGCATTGCGCTGGCCCTGCCGAACACCCCTGCTTTTATTGCCGCTTACTTCGGCGCGCAACTGGCCGGTGCCGCAGTTGTGCTGATCAATCCGCAGTATCGACACACCGAGCTGAATCATCTGCTCAGCGATTCGGCGCCGACGATTGTGGTTGCCACCGATGATAATGAAGCAATCTTAACCGCAGTAATGCCACCCAATCGGCCTCATGTCCTGAAGCCATCAGCCGAGTTGTGTGGTGCCCCGATAGCTGACCCTACCTCATTCGCCCTACCGGCGGCCGGTGAGATGGCACTGATCGCATATACATCGGGAACAACCGGTCGAGCAAAAGGTGCAGTTCATACGCATGCCAGTCTGTCTGCCAATTGTGATGCCATTCTTAACGCATGGCACTGGACAGAGTCCGACCGTTTACTGTTGATGCTGCCACTCTTCCACGTTCATGGTCTGGGAGTAGGAGTACACGGTACCATTCGTAGCGGCGCCAGTCTTGAATTGCACCCCCGTTTTGATGCTGAAATTGCCCTCCAGCGGATGAATGATCCGGCAATTACCCTCTTTTTCGGGGTACCGACGATGTACGTGCGCTTGATAGAAGTTGCCCGACGATCTGAGGTTCCGAAACATCATATCCGCCTCTTTGTATCGGGGTCGGCGCCACTCAGTCCGCAAACATTTGCCGATTTTGCCGCGCTTTTCGGTCAGCAAATCCTTGAACGCTACGGCATGACCGAGACAGGAATGAACCTGACCAACCCGTACTACGGCGAACGACGACCAGGAAGCGTCGGTATACCCTTTCCGGGTCAAGAAGCCAGGATTGTTGATCGCACGACCAGTCAACCATTACCGGCAGGTCAGATTGGCGAGATACAGGTACGTGGCCCCCATCTGTTTCAAGGATACTGGCGCAACCCGACTGCAACTGCTGCTGCCTTCACAGCCGATGGCTGGTTTAACACTGGTGATCTGGGCTTCGTCGATGACGATGGTTATTTCCATATCACGGGTCGGAGTCGTGAGCTAATCATTAGTGGCGGCTTTAACATTTATCCCCGTGAGGTTGAGGAGGTGCTCAGTCAACATCCGGCAGTTGTCGAATGTGCTGTGTACGGTCAGCCCGACCCCGACCTTGGTGAGATACCGGTGGCTGCGGTCGTGACGAATGGGCAACCGGTCACGGCTGATGAACTCATCGAACACTGTCGGCAGTATCTGGCTGCATACAAACGACCACGGCGCATTCGCTTTGTCAATGCGCTCCCGCGCAATGCGCTTGGCAAAGTTCAGCGCCATTTGCTCGCCGGTGAGGTACCATATCACGAGAGCAGCCTATGA
- the ppdK gene encoding pyruvate, phosphate dikinase, with protein MTKKWVYLFREGNASMRDLLGGKGAGVAEMTRTGVPVPPGFTITTEACNAYYENGQQFPEGMWEQVLEGLKDIEAQTGKRFGDPSNPLLVSVRSGAKFSMPGMMDTVLNLGLNQETREGLARLTDNPRFAADAYRRFVQLFGKIVLGVDGDRFEHEMEEAKGHGQRQDTDLTTEELLALAEKFKAIIKEDVGVDFPEDPFEQLRAAIAAVFRSWNGRRAVDYRRVNKIPDNLGTAVNVQAMVFGNMGNDSATGVAFTRNPSTGDPEIFGEYLVNAQGEDVVAGIRTPQPISKLAQEMPEVYAQFHEIAKQLERHYKDMQDVEFTIERGKLWMLQTRTGKRTGAAAVKIAVDMVREGLIDKATAVQRVDPHALDQLLHPMIDPAARKDAQPLTVGLPASPGAASGKAVFDPDEAEELAKTGEKVILVRIETAPEDFHGMVAAQAILTARGGMTSHAAVVARGMGKPCVAGAGDLRINYAEQMMTVNGTLIRKGDWITIDGGSGEVFAGQMPTVEPELSGDFATLMSWADEFRKLGVRANADIPRDARVARQFGAEGIGLCRTEHMFFEGDRIDAMREMILADTPEERRAALAKIEPLQQGDFEGLFREMAGLPVTIRTLDPPLHEFLPHDDEEIEALATKLGVDPKKIKARVESLREANPMLGFRGCRLGILYPEITEMQARAIFKAAVKVKSEGIDVYPEVMIPLVGYVSELKLQEEIVRRVASEVFAEAGIEVPYLVGTMIELPRAALVADEIAQVAEFFSFGTNDLTQTTLGLSRDDSGRFLPIYVEKKLIPDDPFQTIDQRGVGQLVQIGTERGRSTRPTLKVGICGEHGGDPASVEFFHRVGLNYVSCSPYRVPIARLAAAQAALGEAKRDK; from the coding sequence ATGACAAAGAAATGGGTTTACCTCTTCCGTGAAGGAAACGCTTCAATGCGCGATCTCCTGGGTGGCAAAGGGGCTGGCGTTGCTGAGATGACACGAACCGGGGTGCCGGTGCCACCGGGTTTTACCATTACAACAGAGGCATGCAATGCCTACTATGAGAACGGCCAACAGTTCCCCGAAGGGATGTGGGAGCAGGTGTTGGAAGGCTTGAAGGATATCGAGGCTCAAACCGGCAAGCGATTCGGTGATCCATCCAACCCATTGCTGGTATCAGTCCGTTCTGGGGCAAAGTTTTCGATGCCCGGTATGATGGATACCGTGCTGAACCTCGGTTTGAACCAGGAGACCCGTGAAGGATTGGCTCGTCTCACCGATAATCCGCGTTTCGCCGCTGATGCCTATCGCCGATTCGTGCAGCTCTTCGGCAAGATTGTGCTCGGTGTTGACGGTGACCGCTTCGAGCACGAAATGGAGGAGGCAAAAGGCCACGGCCAACGGCAAGATACCGATCTAACCACCGAGGAACTGCTCGCGCTGGCCGAAAAATTCAAGGCGATTATCAAAGAAGACGTCGGCGTTGATTTTCCCGAAGACCCGTTCGAGCAGTTGCGCGCCGCGATTGCCGCTGTCTTCCGCTCGTGGAACGGTCGCCGGGCCGTCGATTACCGTCGCGTTAACAAGATTCCCGACAATCTAGGTACGGCTGTCAACGTTCAGGCCATGGTCTTCGGCAATATGGGGAACGACTCGGCAACCGGTGTGGCCTTTACCCGCAATCCCAGTACCGGCGACCCCGAAATCTTCGGTGAATACTTGGTGAACGCCCAGGGTGAAGACGTGGTGGCCGGTATCCGTACACCACAGCCTATTAGCAAACTGGCCCAGGAGATGCCGGAGGTGTACGCCCAGTTCCACGAGATTGCCAAACAGCTCGAACGCCACTACAAAGACATGCAGGATGTTGAGTTTACCATCGAGCGTGGTAAGCTGTGGATGCTCCAAACCCGCACCGGTAAACGCACCGGCGCCGCCGCCGTGAAGATAGCAGTTGATATGGTGCGCGAGGGATTGATCGATAAGGCAACGGCTGTGCAACGGGTTGATCCGCACGCACTTGATCAATTACTCCACCCCATGATTGATCCCGCCGCACGTAAAGATGCGCAGCCGTTGACCGTTGGTTTACCAGCGTCACCTGGTGCAGCGTCCGGTAAAGCTGTGTTTGATCCCGATGAAGCCGAAGAACTGGCTAAGACTGGTGAAAAGGTCATTCTGGTACGGATCGAGACGGCGCCGGAAGACTTCCATGGTATGGTGGCTGCCCAGGCCATTCTGACAGCACGTGGTGGGATGACCTCACATGCTGCGGTTGTCGCTCGTGGGATGGGCAAACCGTGTGTGGCCGGCGCCGGCGATCTGCGGATCAACTACGCCGAACAGATGATGACGGTCAACGGTACCCTTATTCGCAAGGGCGACTGGATTACGATCGATGGTGGAAGTGGTGAAGTCTTCGCGGGCCAGATGCCGACGGTCGAGCCAGAACTCTCCGGCGACTTTGCGACCCTGATGTCGTGGGCCGATGAGTTCCGTAAGCTCGGTGTACGCGCCAACGCCGATATTCCACGCGACGCACGTGTTGCACGTCAATTTGGTGCTGAAGGGATTGGTCTCTGCCGTACCGAGCATATGTTCTTCGAGGGCGACCGCATCGATGCCATGCGCGAGATGATCCTTGCCGATACGCCTGAAGAGCGTCGAGCGGCACTGGCCAAGATCGAACCACTTCAGCAGGGCGATTTCGAGGGTCTGTTCCGTGAAATGGCCGGACTACCGGTGACGATCCGCACCCTTGATCCGCCGCTCCACGAGTTTTTGCCCCACGACGACGAAGAGATTGAGGCGCTGGCGACCAAACTCGGCGTTGATCCGAAGAAGATCAAGGCCCGCGTGGAAAGCTTGCGCGAAGCCAACCCGATGCTGGGTTTCCGTGGTTGCCGTCTGGGCATCCTCTATCCCGAAATTACCGAAATGCAGGCCCGGGCCATCTTCAAGGCAGCGGTTAAGGTGAAATCAGAAGGGATCGACGTTTATCCCGAAGTGATGATCCCGCTGGTTGGCTACGTAAGCGAACTGAAGCTGCAAGAGGAGATTGTCCGGCGCGTTGCTAGCGAGGTCTTTGCTGAAGCCGGGATCGAAGTGCCGTACCTGGTTGGTACGATGATCGAATTGCCGCGTGCAGCTCTGGTGGCCGACGAAATTGCTCAGGTTGCCGAATTCTTCAGCTTCGGTACGAATGACCTGACGCAAACCACGCTTGGTCTCTCGCGGGATGACTCAGGACGCTTCCTGCCGATCTATGTCGAGAAGAAACTGATCCCAGATGATCCGTTCCAAACCATTGATCAGCGCGGTGTCGGGCAATTGGTACAGATCGGTACCGAACGAGGACGATCCACCCGACCTACCCTCAAGGTTGGGATTTGTGGTGAACACGGTGGTGATCCAGCCAGCGTTGAGTTCTTCCATCGAGTTGGGCTTAATTATGTCAGTTGTTCGCCCTACCGTGTACCGATTGCCCGTCTGGCTGCCGCCCAGGCTGCGCTCGGCGAGGCAAAGCGCGATAAATAA
- a CDS encoding proline racemase family protein, with protein sequence MQLEWERIRLPVGTIRLTTIDAHAAGEPLRIVTGGLPELVGQTMLERRRFMRDHFDHVRRALMWEPRGHYNMYGCVITPPVSAEADLGVLFMHNEGYSTMCGHGVIALVTVLVESGAVKGDEDRASVVLDTPAGLVRATAHLEDGHVTKVSFRNVPSFLYKRDLVIEVPGYGQVTCDIAWGGAFYAVLPAAQLGLRVEPTQTAALVAAGEAIKQAVNAVLPVQHPYEPDLSFLYGTILTDNAEDPTHHSRNICIFANAEVDRSPTGTGVSARLAIHYARGEIEFEQTMIVESILGRHSVFSGRVVAQTQVGSYPAIIPEVSGRAFITGRSEFVIDPRDPLGEGFLVDQVMV encoded by the coding sequence ATGCAACTCGAGTGGGAACGCATCCGATTACCTGTCGGTACGATACGGTTAACGACCATCGATGCCCACGCTGCCGGTGAGCCACTACGCATCGTGACCGGGGGCTTACCTGAACTTGTCGGTCAGACGATGCTGGAACGGCGTCGCTTCATGCGCGACCACTTTGATCATGTTCGCCGGGCTTTGATGTGGGAGCCGCGTGGACACTACAACATGTACGGTTGTGTAATCACACCTCCTGTCAGTGCCGAAGCTGATCTCGGTGTGCTATTTATGCACAACGAGGGTTACAGCACGATGTGCGGCCATGGCGTGATCGCATTAGTTACCGTTCTGGTTGAGAGTGGTGCGGTGAAGGGAGATGAAGATCGTGCTTCAGTTGTCCTCGATACCCCTGCTGGTTTGGTGCGTGCCACAGCACACCTAGAAGATGGGCACGTAACAAAGGTTTCGTTCCGTAACGTCCCATCATTTTTGTACAAGCGCGATCTCGTCATTGAGGTACCAGGCTACGGTCAGGTCACGTGCGATATTGCCTGGGGTGGTGCGTTTTACGCTGTACTTCCTGCGGCACAGCTTGGTTTGCGCGTTGAGCCGACACAAACGGCAGCACTTGTTGCGGCAGGCGAAGCGATCAAGCAAGCCGTAAATGCCGTATTGCCAGTTCAGCATCCGTATGAACCTGATCTGAGCTTTCTGTACGGGACTATCTTGACCGATAACGCTGAAGATCCTACCCATCACAGTCGTAACATCTGCATCTTTGCCAATGCCGAAGTTGATCGCTCACCAACAGGGACCGGCGTCTCGGCCCGTCTGGCAATCCATTATGCCAGAGGTGAAATCGAGTTTGAGCAAACGATGATCGTTGAAAGTATTCTCGGTCGACACAGTGTCTTCAGTGGGCGGGTTGTGGCACAGACGCAGGTCGGCTCATATCCGGCTATTATCCCCGAAGTGAGTGGGAGAGCTTTCATTACCGGTCGCAGTGAATTTGTCATTGATCCGCGTGATCCACTAGGTGAAGGATTCTTAGTTGATCAGGTTATGGTGTAA
- a CDS encoding pyruvate, water dikinase regulatory protein, which yields MSEFSTSQTVPPLYIVSGGAGAVGEQVARLTLSQFEGAEVPLIIVPNVRDLNQITEVVTQAAQNNGTILHTLMEPVLRRELMRLAREMGVAEIDLVGSVLSRLATVLQKEPIGKPGLYQPRRSTYFERLEAIEYTVAHDDGNKPHELHQADIVLVGISRVGKTPLSMYLAVLGWKVANVPLVRDIPLPETLFQIDRRRVIGLIVEAEQIAARRRWRQRRMGVNLGGTYTNLEAAHEEVEWARQTFRKNGWTTIDVTDKSIEESADEIICLISRRLSTPS from the coding sequence ATGAGCGAATTCTCAACCTCTCAAACGGTACCTCCACTCTATATCGTGTCTGGCGGCGCGGGCGCGGTTGGCGAACAGGTTGCCCGTCTGACACTTTCCCAATTTGAAGGAGCCGAAGTGCCACTGATCATCGTACCTAATGTCCGCGATCTGAATCAAATCACCGAAGTCGTAACACAGGCTGCCCAAAACAACGGTACGATTTTACACACCCTGATGGAACCGGTCCTTCGACGTGAACTGATGCGCCTGGCCCGCGAAATGGGGGTAGCCGAGATCGATCTGGTGGGAAGTGTCCTGTCACGATTAGCAACCGTCTTGCAAAAAGAGCCGATTGGCAAGCCAGGGTTGTATCAGCCGCGCCGTTCGACCTATTTTGAACGGTTGGAGGCAATTGAATACACCGTTGCCCATGACGACGGCAACAAACCACACGAACTCCATCAGGCCGATATTGTACTGGTTGGGATTTCGCGTGTCGGCAAAACCCCGCTCAGTATGTATCTAGCAGTGTTGGGATGGAAAGTCGCGAATGTGCCGCTGGTACGTGATATTCCGCTCCCTGAGACCTTGTTTCAGATTGATCGACGGCGAGTGATCGGGTTAATCGTCGAAGCCGAGCAGATTGCTGCCCGTCGGCGCTGGCGCCAGCGCCGCATGGGTGTCAACCTCGGTGGCACATACACCAACCTCGAAGCAGCACATGAGGAAGTGGAATGGGCCAGACAAACATTCCGCAAGAATGGTTGGACGACGATTGATGTTACCGATAAATCGATTGAAGAGAGCGCCGATGAAATTATTTGCCTGATTTCACGTCGGTTGAGTACACCTTCGTAA